From Scytonema millei VB511283, the proteins below share one genomic window:
- the crtR gene encoding beta-carotene hydroxylase, translated as MIASEAKKPLTVPKEFLAPPEKINPDVWMFLAAMTLLVLSNCGYWLWEWQHWCCFTINVLAIHMSGTVIHDACHQAAHPNRTINAILGHGSAMMLAFSFPVFTRVHLQHHAHVNDPENDPDHFVSTGGPLWLINARFFYHEVFFFQRRLWRKYELLEWFISRAIVAAIFYISIQYHFLGYILNFWFIPTAVVGLTLGLFFDYLPHRPFSDRGRWTNARVYPNPVLNLLIGGQNYHLTHHLWPSIPWYKYQPAYHATKHLLDAKGSPQTLGIWQGKDFWSFLYDVFVGIRFHKAREQGAGSARAVISDQ; from the coding sequence ATGATCGCGTCGGAGGCAAAGAAGCCGCTGACAGTTCCCAAGGAGTTTTTAGCACCTCCTGAGAAAATCAATCCCGATGTGTGGATGTTTCTAGCAGCCATGACTTTATTGGTATTATCCAACTGCGGTTACTGGCTGTGGGAGTGGCAACACTGGTGCTGCTTTACCATTAACGTTCTTGCCATTCATATGTCTGGCACTGTGATTCACGATGCTTGCCACCAAGCTGCCCATCCTAATCGAACGATCAATGCAATTTTAGGGCATGGCAGCGCCATGATGTTAGCTTTTTCGTTTCCCGTATTTACGCGGGTACACCTACAGCACCACGCCCATGTTAACGACCCAGAAAACGATCCAGATCATTTTGTCTCTACTGGTGGTCCTCTCTGGTTAATTAATGCTCGCTTCTTCTATCATGAAGTCTTTTTCTTTCAGCGGCGATTGTGGCGAAAATACGAATTATTAGAGTGGTTTATTAGCCGTGCAATTGTCGCAGCAATTTTTTACATCTCAATTCAATATCACTTTTTGGGTTATATCCTCAATTTTTGGTTTATCCCAACTGCGGTTGTGGGTCTGACTTTGGGATTATTTTTTGACTATCTACCCCATCGCCCATTTAGCGATCGCGGACGTTGGACAAATGCCAGAGTTTACCCCAATCCGGTACTGAATCTATTAATTGGCGGGCAGAATTATCACCTCACTCATCATCTATGGCCCTCAATTCCCTGGTATAAATACCAACCCGCATACCACGCTACCAAACATCTTTTAGATGCCAAAGGCAGTCCTCAAACGCTAGGTATCTGGCAAGGAAAAGATTTTTGGAGTTTTCTCTATGATGTCTTTGTGGGGATTAGGTTTCACAAAGCAAGGGAGCAGGGAGCAGGGAGCGCACGAGCAGTTATCAGTGACCAGTAA
- the pyk gene encoding pyruvate kinase, whose protein sequence is MQSIDSVRRTKIVATIGPATSSPEVLKALIEAGATTLRLNFSHGTHADHQRSIRLIRQTAFELDRPVGILQDLQGPKIRLGKFETGSIQVGRGDRFTLTSDRIVGTQERSCVTYDLLADEVPVGASILLDDGRVEMLVEDVDRSNRELHCCVTVGGILSNNKGVNFPGVYLSIKAMTDKDREDLLFGLDQGVDWVALSFVRNPQDILEIKEIISNAGKQVPVVAKIEKHEAIDQMEAILPLCDGVMVARGDLGVELPAEDVPILQKRLIVTANRLGIPIITATQMLDSMVHSPRPTRAEVSDVANAILDGTDAVMLSNETAVGKYPVEAVATMAKIAVRIEQEQALASPPAHIKDARRSIPNAISQAVGQIAEQLEASAIMTMTKTGSTARNVSKFRPQTPILAVTPHVDIARQLQMVWGVKPLLVLDLASTGQTFQSALNVALEKNLLTEGDLVVMTAGTLQGVSGSTDLIKVEVVTALLGQGIGIGQGSVSGRARVAHAGIDVSKFNPGEILVAPRTSADFVDAIRKAAGIITEDESLTSHAAVLGLRLGIPVIVGVKRATEVIRDGAILTLDMQRGLIYSGAVGG, encoded by the coding sequence ATGCAGTCAATAGACTCCGTTCGTCGCACTAAAATCGTCGCTACCATTGGTCCCGCTACTAGTAGCCCAGAAGTCCTCAAGGCATTGATTGAGGCTGGAGCAACCACTTTGCGGCTGAATTTTTCCCACGGCACTCACGCCGACCATCAACGCAGCATTCGCCTGATCCGGCAAACCGCTTTTGAATTGGATCGTCCAGTTGGAATTTTACAAGACTTGCAAGGACCAAAAATTCGCCTGGGTAAGTTTGAGACTGGCTCGATTCAAGTGGGTCGGGGCGATCGCTTTACTTTAACTAGCGATCGCATTGTCGGGACTCAAGAGCGCAGTTGCGTGACTTATGACCTGCTAGCCGATGAAGTCCCCGTAGGAGCGTCAATTTTACTGGATGATGGGCGAGTCGAAATGCTGGTGGAAGATGTCGATCGCAGCAATCGAGAATTGCACTGTTGCGTCACTGTGGGGGGCATTCTTTCTAATAATAAAGGGGTCAATTTTCCTGGGGTCTATCTATCCATTAAGGCAATGACAGATAAAGACCGCGAAGATTTACTTTTCGGTCTAGATCAAGGTGTAGATTGGGTCGCCCTTTCTTTCGTCCGCAATCCCCAAGACATCTTAGAAATTAAAGAAATTATTTCTAATGCAGGGAAGCAAGTGCCTGTAGTGGCGAAAATTGAGAAACATGAGGCGATCGACCAAATGGAGGCGATTTTACCTCTATGTGATGGCGTGATGGTGGCTAGAGGGGATTTGGGGGTAGAACTACCAGCGGAAGACGTGCCGATCTTGCAAAAGCGGTTGATCGTGACGGCAAATCGCTTAGGTATCCCAATTATCACGGCGACCCAAATGTTAGACAGCATGGTTCACAGTCCCCGACCGACTCGCGCTGAAGTCTCGGATGTGGCAAATGCGATTTTGGATGGTACGGATGCGGTGATGTTGTCGAATGAGACGGCGGTGGGGAAATATCCAGTGGAAGCCGTGGCAACAATGGCAAAAATTGCCGTGCGGATCGAACAGGAACAGGCTCTAGCCTCGCCTCCAGCTCATATCAAAGATGCGCGGCGATCGATCCCCAATGCGATCAGTCAAGCAGTAGGACAGATTGCCGAACAATTAGAAGCATCTGCAATTATGACGATGACCAAGACAGGTTCGACGGCGCGGAATGTGTCTAAATTTCGACCTCAGACTCCAATTCTTGCCGTTACTCCCCATGTTGATATCGCGCGACAATTGCAGATGGTATGGGGGGTAAAACCGCTGCTAGTACTGGATTTAGCTTCAACGGGACAAACGTTTCAGTCGGCTCTCAATGTGGCACTAGAGAAAAATCTCTTAACAGAAGGAGATTTGGTCGTGATGACGGCTGGGACGCTTCAGGGAGTATCGGGATCGACAGACTTGATTAAGGTAGAAGTGGTGACAGCTTTACTCGGTCAAGGGATTGGCATCGGTCAGGGTTCCGTCAGCGGTCGCGCTCGGGTAGCTCACGCTGGGATAGATGTGAGTAAATTTAATCCTGGGGAAATATTGGTTGCGCCTCGAACTTCTGCCGATTTTGTCGATGCGATCCGCAAAGCCGCAGGAATTATCACCGAAGATGAGAGTCTTACCAGTCATGCTGCGGTATTGGGTTTGCGTTTGGGGATTCCCGTCATTGTGGGAGTCAAACGCGCTACCGAAGTGATTCGAGATGGGGCTATTTTGACTTTAGATATGCAGCGGGGTTTGATTTATTCTGGGGCTGTGGGGGGTTAA
- a CDS encoding YybH family protein — translation MIDANEVLKAMCEKYQAAVSANDSTAYRKLFATDAIRIPPGSEPEYGSDEISKSEQKDYDVAKWTVHLTPLDALRIDDRWVYGVAQGNVNTVAYADGVTNSYKTTKTWLFHQEDSGEWLIKRQMWNLK, via the coding sequence ATGATTGACGCGAACGAGGTTCTCAAGGCAATGTGTGAAAAGTATCAGGCAGCTGTTAGTGCAAACGATTCGACAGCCTATCGGAAGTTATTCGCCACAGATGCGATTCGGATTCCACCAGGATCGGAGCCTGAATATGGTTCGGACGAGATTTCAAAGAGCGAACAGAAGGACTATGATGTTGCGAAATGGACTGTTCATTTGACACCCCTTGATGCCCTACGGATTGACGATCGATGGGTATATGGAGTTGCACAAGGCAATGTAAACACTGTTGCCTACGCTGATGGGGTGACAAATTCATACAAAACTACGAAGACCTGGCTTTTCCATCAAGAGGACTCGGGAGAATGGCTAATTAAGAGGCAAATGTGGAACCTCAAGTAA
- a CDS encoding globin domain-containing protein encodes MVSQKTIEIVKATAPIIKEKGEEITRRMYQIAFEERPDYKRSFETTWMQHLDGGGQAYKLAAAVYAYATHIDRLDELATAVDKIAHRHVETRILPEQYPLIGEKLLQAMKDVLQDAATDEVISAWAEAYAALANIFIQTENAIYKQEDRELTEQLAKADCP; translated from the coding sequence ATGGTTAGTCAAAAAACAATTGAAATTGTTAAGGCAACTGCACCGATTATTAAAGAAAAAGGTGAAGAAATTACCAGGCGGATGTATCAAATTGCATTTGAAGAACGACCTGACTATAAACGCAGCTTTGAAACGACTTGGATGCAGCATCTAGACGGTGGCGGGCAAGCATACAAATTAGCTGCGGCTGTTTACGCCTATGCGACTCATATTGACCGCCTAGATGAATTGGCTACCGCAGTAGATAAAATTGCCCATCGTCATGTAGAAACTCGCATACTACCAGAGCAATATCCGCTGATTGGTGAAAAGCTGTTGCAGGCGATGAAAGATGTTTTGCAAGATGCTGCAACGGATGAAGTGATTTCGGCGTGGGCTGAAGCTTATGCTGCTTTAGCAAACATCTTTATTCAAACAGAAAATGCGATCTACAAACAAGAAGATCGAGAACTAACTGAGCAATTAGCGAAAGCCGATTGTCCCTAG